One genomic window of Tatumella citrea includes the following:
- the ftsE gene encoding cell division ATP-binding protein FtsE, translated as MIRFEEVSKAYLGGRQALQGVDFHLRQGEMAFLTGHSGAGKSTLLKLICGIERPSAGQIWFSGHNITRLRNSEIPFLRRQIGMIFQDHHLLMDRTVYDNIAIPLIISGASGEDIRRRVSAALDKVGLLDKAKSFPIQLSGGEQQRVGIARAVVNKPALLLADEPTGNLDHALSEDILRLFEEFNRVGVTVLMATHDMSLISRRNYRVMTLSQGRLHGGVA; from the coding sequence ATGATTCGCTTTGAAGAGGTCAGTAAAGCTTATCTGGGGGGACGCCAGGCGCTTCAGGGTGTAGATTTTCATCTGCGCCAGGGAGAAATGGCTTTTCTGACCGGTCATTCCGGGGCAGGTAAGAGTACATTGCTCAAGTTGATCTGCGGAATAGAGCGTCCCAGTGCCGGGCAAATTTGGTTTAGCGGCCATAATATAACGCGTTTGCGCAATAGCGAGATCCCGTTTCTGCGTCGGCAAATAGGGATGATCTTTCAGGATCATCATCTGCTGATGGACAGAACGGTTTACGACAATATCGCAATACCGTTAATTATTTCCGGGGCCAGTGGTGAGGATATTCGCCGCAGGGTATCGGCGGCGCTGGATAAAGTCGGTCTGCTCGATAAAGCGAAGAGTTTTCCAATCCAGCTGTCTGGTGGGGAACAGCAACGAGTGGGTATTGCCAGAGCGGTAGTCAATAAGCCGGCATTACTGCTGGCGGATGAACCTACCGGTAACCTGGATCACGCATTATCGGAAGATATCCTGCGTTTATTTGAAGAATTTAACCGCGTTGGTGTCACTGTACTGATGGCAACTCATGATATGTCTCTTATTTCCCGCAGAAATTATCGTGTGATGACCCTCAGCCAGGGACGTTTGCATGGGGGAGTGGCATGA
- the ftsX gene encoding permease-like cell division protein FtsX, with amino-acid sequence MKPGKGNQVNRRKTPAAAKARPKQKRVSKEKALRGGWQEQWHYAWRGMLADMLRQPLATLLTVTVIAISLTLPSVCYIVWKNVDQAATEWYPAPQLTVYLSKTLDDNAAQNVINTLKQTDGVQHVDYLSREEALNEFRNWSGFGGAMDMLEQNPLPAVAIITPKLNFQNSDTMNTLRDRVAKVSGVDEVRMDDSWFARLSALTGLVGQVAFMIGLLMVVAVFLVIGNSVRLSIFARRDTINVQKLIGATDGFILRPFVYGGAMLGLSGAFLSLILSEILVFRLESVVSHVASVFSASFDLKGFSFDEALLLLLVSAIVGWVAAWLATAQHLRRFTPQ; translated from the coding sequence ATGAAACCAGGCAAGGGGAATCAGGTCAACCGGCGGAAGACCCCGGCGGCAGCTAAAGCCCGACCGAAGCAAAAACGGGTTTCTAAAGAGAAAGCTCTGCGTGGCGGCTGGCAGGAGCAATGGCATTATGCGTGGCGTGGAATGCTGGCAGATATGCTGCGTCAGCCACTGGCGACGCTGCTGACGGTTACGGTTATTGCTATCTCTCTGACGTTACCGAGCGTTTGTTATATCGTGTGGAAAAACGTCGATCAGGCAGCAACCGAGTGGTATCCCGCTCCACAACTGACGGTATATCTGTCGAAAACACTCGATGATAATGCGGCTCAGAATGTGATCAATACTCTGAAGCAGACTGATGGTGTCCAGCATGTGGATTATCTGAGTCGTGAAGAAGCATTGAATGAGTTCCGTAACTGGTCAGGGTTTGGCGGAGCGATGGATATGCTGGAGCAGAACCCGCTGCCGGCTGTGGCTATCATTACCCCAAAACTGAATTTCCAGAATTCAGACACCATGAATACGCTGCGTGACAGAGTGGCTAAAGTAAGTGGGGTGGATGAAGTACGGATGGATGACAGCTGGTTTGCCAGGCTCTCTGCCCTGACCGGGCTGGTGGGACAAGTGGCGTTTATGATTGGCCTGCTAATGGTAGTGGCCGTGTTCCTGGTGATAGGTAACAGCGTGCGTCTGAGTATCTTCGCCCGGCGCGATACCATTAATGTGCAGAAGCTCATCGGTGCCACCGATGGCTTTATCCTGCGACCATTTGTTTACGGCGGGGCAATGCTGGGACTTTCCGGGGCCTTTCTTTCGCTGATTTTGTCTGAAATTCTGGTATTCCGGCTGGAATCGGTGGTGTCGCATGTTGCCAGCGTGTTCAGTGCTTCGTTTGACCTGAAAGGTTTCTCGTTCGATGAAGCACTATTATTGCTGTTAGTCTCAGCCATTGTAGGTTGGGTTGCGGCCTGGCTGGCAACTGCACAACATTTACGCCGATTTACACCACAGTAA
- the rpoH gene encoding RNA polymerase sigma factor RpoH, whose product MTKEMQALAIAPLGNLDAYIRAANGCPMLTADEEKALAERLHYQGDLDAAKKLILSHLRFVVHIARNYAGYGLPQADLIQEGNIGLMKAVRRFNPEVGVRLVSFAVHWIKAEIHEYVLKNWRIVKVATTKAQRKLFFNLRKSKQRLGWFNQDEVEMVARELGVSSKDVREMESRMAAQDMTFDPTPDDEGAEGKPVAPVLYLQDKASDFADGIEEDNWESHAADKLSDAIQGLDERSQHIIRARWLDDDNKTTLQELADKYGVSAERVRQLEKNAMKKLRVAIEA is encoded by the coding sequence ATGACCAAAGAAATGCAAGCTTTAGCTATTGCTCCTCTGGGTAATCTGGACGCATATATCCGGGCAGCAAATGGTTGCCCGATGCTGACAGCCGACGAGGAAAAAGCGCTGGCTGAACGGCTGCATTACCAGGGCGATCTGGATGCAGCTAAGAAGCTGATCCTGTCTCATCTGCGCTTTGTGGTTCATATCGCTCGTAATTATGCAGGTTACGGACTGCCACAGGCGGACCTGATTCAGGAAGGTAATATCGGCCTGATGAAAGCCGTACGCCGTTTTAACCCTGAAGTGGGTGTGCGCCTGGTCTCGTTTGCCGTGCACTGGATCAAAGCGGAAATTCACGAATATGTCCTGAAAAACTGGCGTATTGTGAAAGTCGCCACCACCAAAGCGCAGCGGAAACTGTTCTTCAATCTGCGCAAATCCAAACAACGCCTCGGCTGGTTTAACCAGGACGAAGTAGAGATGGTGGCCCGTGAACTCGGGGTGAGCAGTAAAGATGTGCGTGAAATGGAATCACGTATGGCTGCTCAGGATATGACGTTTGACCCAACCCCGGATGATGAAGGTGCTGAAGGCAAACCAGTAGCTCCGGTGCTGTATCTGCAGGATAAAGCTTCTGACTTTGCCGATGGTATCGAAGAAGATAACTGGGAGTCTCATGCGGCTGATAAGCTGAGTGATGCGATTCAGGGCCTGGATGAGCGTAGCCAGCATATCATTCGCGCACGCTGGCTGGATGATGACAACAAAACCACATTGCAGGAACTGGCCGATAAGTACGGTGTTTCCGCTGAGCGTGTTCGCCAGCTGGAGAAAAATGCAATGAAAAAACTGCGTGTTGCGATCGAAGCCTGA
- the panM gene encoding aspartate 1-decarboxylase autocleavage activator PanM, which produces MRLTIELLQQPSPPELADLSKIWPDKAAADFLQHEEDSRYYVARFNQRLLAGLEIQLLPSEAVISQIMVREATRRRGIGRYLLEETLRMNPDVQRWRISPDQQPLSGTASMFLYACGFRSEQGIWIFSH; this is translated from the coding sequence ATGCGACTGACGATTGAATTGCTGCAACAACCTTCGCCACCCGAACTGGCCGATCTCAGTAAAATCTGGCCGGACAAAGCAGCAGCCGATTTTCTGCAACATGAGGAAGACAGCCGTTACTATGTAGCGCGTTTTAATCAGAGATTACTGGCAGGACTGGAGATACAGTTACTGCCATCAGAGGCAGTCATTTCACAGATTATGGTTCGGGAAGCCACCCGTCGGCGGGGCATAGGTCGATATCTACTGGAAGAGACTTTACGTATGAATCCGGATGTCCAGCGCTGGCGAATCAGCCCCGACCAGCAGCCATTATCCGGGACCGCCAGCATGTTTCTGTATGCCTGTGGCTTTCGGTCAGAGCAAGGCATCTGGATTTTCAGCCATTAA
- the ugpB gene encoding sn-glycerol-3-phosphate ABC transporter substrate-binding protein UgpB, whose translation MSVLKFRRHAAGLMLALGLSGNAFAVTEIPFWHSMEGGLGTEVDSLAQRFNQTHPDYKIVPVYKGNYEQSLAAGIAAVRSGNAPAILQVYEVGTATMMASHAIKPVYEVFKDAGVQFDEKQFVPTIVGYYTDAKTGHMLSEPFNSSTPILYYNKDAFRKAGLNPDQPPKTWQELASDAAALRKAGMSCGYASGWQGWIQLEEFSAWHGLPFATENNGFDGTDAKLVFNGPEQIRHIQMLEDMNKAGSFTYYGRKDESTAKFYSGDCGMTTASSASLADIRQYAKFNFGVGMMPYDATVKNAPQNAIIGGASLWVMRGQSDATYKGVAEFLKFLAQPEIAAEWHQKTGYLPATTAAYELTRKQGFYDKNPGADIAMKQMLNKPPLAFTKGLRLGNMPQIRTVVDEELESVWTGKETPKTALDNAVQRGNQLLRRFQQQVQ comes from the coding sequence ATGTCAGTTCTTAAATTTCGTCGTCATGCCGCAGGATTAATGCTGGCATTAGGTCTGAGCGGAAATGCTTTCGCGGTTACCGAAATTCCCTTCTGGCACTCAATGGAAGGAGGGTTAGGCACAGAGGTTGACTCGCTGGCTCAGCGTTTTAACCAGACCCACCCGGATTATAAAATTGTTCCGGTCTACAAAGGTAACTACGAGCAGAGCCTTGCCGCAGGGATTGCTGCAGTACGCAGTGGAAATGCTCCTGCCATACTTCAGGTCTATGAAGTTGGTACTGCCACCATGATGGCTTCTCATGCGATTAAGCCGGTCTACGAAGTGTTTAAAGATGCCGGTGTTCAGTTCGATGAGAAACAGTTTGTTCCGACCATTGTTGGTTACTACACCGACGCTAAAACCGGTCATATGCTGTCCGAACCTTTTAACAGCTCAACACCTATTCTGTATTACAACAAAGATGCTTTCCGCAAAGCCGGACTGAATCCGGATCAGCCGCCAAAAACCTGGCAGGAACTGGCCTCTGATGCTGCTGCATTACGTAAAGCAGGAATGAGTTGCGGATACGCCAGCGGCTGGCAGGGTTGGATTCAGCTTGAAGAGTTCAGCGCATGGCATGGTCTGCCTTTTGCGACAGAGAATAATGGTTTCGACGGTACCGATGCGAAGCTGGTATTCAATGGTCCGGAGCAAATCCGCCATATTCAGATGCTGGAAGATATGAACAAAGCCGGCAGCTTTACCTATTACGGACGTAAAGATGAATCGACCGCTAAGTTCTACAGCGGCGATTGCGGAATGACGACAGCATCATCGGCTTCGCTGGCAGATATCCGTCAGTATGCCAAATTCAACTTTGGTGTCGGGATGATGCCGTATGATGCCACAGTGAAAAATGCGCCACAGAATGCCATCATCGGTGGTGCCAGCCTGTGGGTTATGCGCGGTCAGAGCGATGCAACCTACAAAGGGGTTGCGGAGTTCCTGAAATTCCTTGCTCAGCCGGAAATTGCGGCCGAGTGGCATCAGAAAACCGGTTATCTCCCGGCAACTACTGCGGCCTACGAGTTAACCCGCAAGCAGGGCTTTTACGACAAAAACCCTGGTGCGGACATCGCGATGAAGCAAATGCTGAATAAACCACCTCTGGCCTTCACCAAAGGCCTGCGTCTCGGCAACATGCCGCAGATACGTACTGTGGTGGATGAAGAGCTTGAAAGTGTCTGGACCGGGAAAGAGACTCCTAAAACAGCACTGGATAATGCAGTTCAGCGTGGTAACCAACTGCTTCGCCGTTTCCAGCAGCAGGTTCAGTAA
- the ugpA gene encoding sn-glycerol-3-phosphate ABC transporter permease UgpA, giving the protein MSSSRPVFRHRALPYLLLLPQIAITVIFFIWPAAEALWYSVQNLDPFGFSAHFVGLANFTALFQDPYYLDSFKTTIIFSALVAALGLVISLFLAALVDHVLRLKKFYQTLLLLPYAVAPAIAAVLWMFLFNPGLGVISHFLQSIGYNWNYAQNSGQAMFLVVLASVWQQISYNFLFFFAALQSIPRSLVEAAALDGAGPVRRFMHLSLPLITPVSFFLLVVNLVYAFFDTFPVIDAATQGGPVQSTTTLIYKIYREGFTGLDLSASAAQSVVLMVIVILLTVVQFRFIERKVRYQ; this is encoded by the coding sequence ATGTCATCTTCTCGTCCCGTTTTTCGCCACCGTGCATTACCTTATCTGCTGCTGCTGCCCCAGATTGCAATCACGGTTATCTTTTTTATCTGGCCGGCTGCAGAAGCTCTGTGGTATTCGGTACAGAATCTTGATCCGTTTGGGTTTTCGGCTCATTTTGTCGGGTTGGCAAACTTCACTGCCTTATTCCAGGATCCGTATTATCTGGATTCGTTCAAAACTACGATTATCTTTAGTGCGCTGGTAGCTGCATTAGGGCTGGTAATTTCCTTATTTCTGGCCGCATTAGTCGATCATGTTCTGCGTCTTAAGAAGTTCTACCAGACATTATTACTGCTGCCCTATGCTGTCGCTCCGGCCATTGCTGCCGTGCTATGGATGTTCCTGTTTAATCCGGGACTGGGCGTTATCAGCCACTTTTTACAGTCGATAGGTTATAACTGGAATTATGCTCAGAACAGTGGACAGGCCATGTTCCTGGTGGTTCTGGCATCAGTCTGGCAACAAATTAGTTATAACTTCCTGTTCTTTTTTGCTGCGTTACAGTCGATCCCCCGCTCGCTGGTGGAGGCAGCTGCACTGGATGGTGCCGGTCCGGTCCGTCGTTTTATGCATCTCTCATTGCCCCTGATTACCCCGGTCAGCTTCTTCCTGCTGGTGGTTAATCTGGTATATGCCTTTTTTGATACCTTCCCTGTTATTGATGCAGCTACCCAGGGGGGACCGGTTCAGTCCACCACCACGCTGATTTATAAAATCTACCGGGAAGGTTTTACGGGGCTGGATCTGAGTGCCTCAGCAGCACAATCGGTAGTTCTGATGGTGATTGTCATCCTGCTGACAGTCGTACAGTTCCGTTTTATTGAACGTAAGGTTCGTTATCAATGA
- the ugpE gene encoding sn-glycerol-3-phosphate ABC transporter permease UgpE, giving the protein MIENRRGLDIFSHIMLWLGILTILFPLYIAFVAATLDNHQVFQSPMSLVPGSHLWQNIEIIWTQGVSANSPPIGRMLLNSTLMALGITIGKIAISIISAFALVWFRFPLRQFCFWMIFITLMLPVEVRIFPTVEVVSQLHMLNSYNGLILPMMASATATFLFRQFFMSLPNELIEAARIDGASPMRFFFDIVLPLSKTNLAALFVITFIYGWNQYLWPLLITSDSRMSTAVAGIRSMISFGEGVTQWNLVMAAMLLTLIPPLIVVIVMQRAFVKGLVESEK; this is encoded by the coding sequence ATGATAGAGAATCGCCGTGGATTAGATATCTTCAGCCATATCATGTTGTGGCTCGGTATTCTGACAATCCTGTTTCCGCTCTATATCGCTTTTGTTGCCGCGACTCTGGATAATCATCAGGTTTTCCAGTCGCCAATGTCATTAGTTCCGGGCAGCCATCTTTGGCAAAATATTGAGATTATCTGGACTCAGGGTGTCAGTGCTAACAGCCCGCCAATTGGCCGGATGCTGCTGAACAGTACTTTAATGGCTCTGGGAATTACCATAGGCAAAATCGCCATCTCCATCATCTCTGCGTTTGCGCTGGTCTGGTTTCGCTTTCCGCTGCGTCAGTTCTGTTTCTGGATGATTTTCATCACCCTGATGCTGCCTGTTGAAGTTCGTATCTTCCCGACAGTGGAAGTGGTCTCTCAACTGCACATGCTCAACAGTTACAATGGCCTGATCCTGCCGATGATGGCTTCTGCGACCGCTACCTTTTTGTTCCGCCAGTTCTTTATGTCATTGCCAAATGAGCTGATTGAAGCTGCGCGAATTGACGGGGCCAGTCCGATGCGATTTTTCTTCGATATTGTCCTGCCATTATCGAAAACCAATCTGGCTGCCCTGTTTGTCATTACCTTCATTTATGGCTGGAACCAGTATCTCTGGCCATTGTTAATTACCAGCGATTCACGAATGAGCACTGCCGTTGCCGGGATTCGCAGCATGATTTCATTCGGGGAAGGTGTTACCCAGTGGAATCTGGTGATGGCAGCAATGTTATTGACGCTGATACCACCGTTGATCGTCGTGATAGTTATGCAGCGTGCCTTCGTGAAAGGCCTGGTCGAGAGTGAGAAATAG